One Nonomuraea angiospora DNA segment encodes these proteins:
- a CDS encoding WXG100 family type VII secretion target, with amino-acid sequence MSQSMFGGDLAEMQQMASQFTQQAEAVRTTMTALDREAAKVGTAWTGPGANRFQQSWQNYRTAFQRMAEELQEASRVIGTYRQNIESATQ; translated from the coding sequence ATGAGCCAGAGCATGTTCGGCGGCGACCTCGCCGAGATGCAGCAGATGGCCAGCCAGTTCACGCAGCAGGCTGAGGCGGTCCGCACCACGATGACCGCGCTCGACCGCGAGGCCGCCAAGGTCGGCACAGCGTGGACGGGGCCGGGCGCCAACCGTTTCCAACAGTCGTGGCAGAACTACCGCACGGCCTTCCAGCGCATGGCAGAAGAGCTCCAGGAGGCCTCGCGGGTCATCGGCACCTACCGCCAGAACATCGAGTCCGCGACGCAGTGA
- the eccD gene encoding type VII secretion integral membrane protein EccD, whose product MTSLAHQPMQPMRPMPPGPPGLPPTHPGAQPQMRAPVAPLCHVTIVAPRRRVDLALPADIPLPHVLPGLLRAVGEAGGDAAGPPGWVLQRLGGAPFDLGQTLASLGVLDGELLYLRPRELTLPPALFDDVADVVATGVKDSSGKWEARHTRAMGAGAAAIMLALGAPALVLSGSAPLGVTVVAGMLALLLVGVSAALSRAVGDSSAGALIGYAALPYAFLAGLYGLVSGSTLSGLGAPHLLAALTCTALVATIGGTVVADGVAGFLGTAIATVAGALASAVVMVFAVPAAGVAAMTVTILIAFSPLIPTLSFRIARVPLPALPTNAEELRADNQRLDSEGVLARTAQARRYATGMVVGIVLTAIGAMVFLVTTPTWMAVSMTVVLSLVLLLRARVFHGLGQRLWLLGTGLAGLIAVGIELSAGAGTVAAAAVVMGVLWLAMLVVGLGLWLPSGRLSPFWGRAGEIVDVILLIALFPLALGVLDVYTWIRGLAG is encoded by the coding sequence GTGACCTCGCTCGCCCACCAGCCGATGCAGCCCATGCGGCCGATGCCGCCCGGGCCGCCCGGGCTGCCGCCGACGCATCCTGGCGCTCAGCCGCAGATGCGCGCGCCGGTGGCGCCGTTGTGCCACGTCACGATCGTGGCCCCGCGCCGCCGGGTCGATCTGGCGCTGCCTGCCGACATCCCGCTCCCGCACGTGCTGCCAGGCCTCCTGCGCGCCGTCGGCGAGGCAGGCGGCGACGCGGCCGGACCGCCCGGCTGGGTGCTCCAGCGGCTCGGGGGCGCGCCGTTCGACCTCGGGCAGACGCTCGCGTCCCTGGGCGTGCTGGACGGCGAACTGCTCTACCTGCGGCCGCGGGAGCTCACGCTGCCGCCCGCGCTCTTCGACGACGTGGCCGACGTGGTCGCCACGGGCGTCAAGGACAGCTCGGGCAAATGGGAGGCCCGCCACACCCGGGCCATGGGCGCGGGCGCCGCCGCCATCATGCTCGCGCTCGGCGCTCCCGCGCTGGTGCTGTCCGGGAGCGCGCCGCTGGGCGTGACCGTGGTCGCGGGCATGCTCGCGCTGCTGCTGGTCGGCGTCAGCGCGGCCCTGTCCAGGGCCGTCGGCGACTCCTCCGCGGGCGCGCTGATCGGCTACGCGGCGCTGCCGTACGCGTTCCTGGCCGGCCTGTACGGCCTGGTCAGCGGCTCCACCCTGAGTGGGCTCGGCGCCCCGCACCTGCTGGCCGCGCTGACCTGCACCGCGCTGGTGGCCACCATCGGCGGCACCGTGGTGGCCGACGGAGTCGCGGGTTTCCTCGGCACGGCCATCGCGACCGTGGCAGGGGCGCTGGCCTCCGCCGTGGTCATGGTGTTCGCTGTCCCCGCGGCGGGCGTGGCGGCGATGACGGTGACGATCCTGATCGCGTTCAGCCCGCTGATCCCGACGCTGTCGTTCAGGATCGCCAGGGTGCCGCTGCCGGCCCTGCCCACCAACGCCGAGGAGCTGCGGGCCGACAACCAGCGGCTGGACAGCGAGGGCGTCCTGGCCCGCACCGCCCAGGCCCGCCGCTACGCCACCGGCATGGTCGTCGGCATCGTGCTCACCGCCATCGGCGCGATGGTCTTCCTGGTCACCACGCCGACCTGGATGGCGGTCTCGATGACCGTCGTGCTCTCGCTGGTGCTGCTGCTGCGCGCCCGCGTCTTCCACGGCCTCGGCCAGCGGCTCTGGCTGCTGGGCACCGGCCTGGCCGGGCTGATCGCGGTGGGGATCGAGCTGAGCGCGGGCGCGGGCACGGTGGCCGCGGCGGCCGTCGTGATGGGCGTGCTCTGGCTGGCGATGCTGGTCGTCGGGCTCGGCCTGTGGCTGCCGTCCGGGCGGCTCTCGCCGTTCTGGGGGCGCGCGGGCGAGATCGTGGACGTCATCCTGCTGATCGCGCTCTTCCCACTGGCGCTCGGCGTCCTCGACGTCTACACCTGGATCCGCGGCCTGGCGGGCTGA
- a CDS encoding protein kinase domain-containing protein, whose translation MHALRPGDPERIGDLSIVGRLGEGPRGEVFLGRESEDAAIVAVKLLPADPDAGADAPVKHLAAKQVSSSYVARVLDAGMHEDRPYVVREHVEGKSLAQAVAEDGPLTGDALERVAVGVLTALSAVHLAGRSHKSLTPHNVILGPEGPRVTDAGIGEPVGEIAYQAPEQLLGLQYGPYADVFAWAATIAFAATGKAPFADRDAVLTGEPEVDIEAEPVRRVVLAALSKEVGKRPTTYSALMQLLGGNAKPPAAPQTAIEGVPIQGIPVPGVPGVPSQGGPVPPQDTLVAGPPTLQEGPPPVQGPPFVPGPPMQGPPMQGPPMQGPPMQGPPMQGPPMQGPPMQGLPVPHQHQSEAPMWGPPEPDQQPQHIRLEAVPSGAAARPRRGFPLGLVAGVAVVALISVLGLWGANRYVKLQQVNPASMAQANSDEIPVPASAPASPGTQGTDPLGGGSDPQQTQPEATVPWGATAAPDDSGVGPLTLPTEWSSTAPQVPQVPELTTAPTTPAAIPTQPVPTQPVPTATQPAANNTAESTPTPSKTRHAKPTATVTKTVDRTPTPTPTPTPTPTEEPTKEPTREPEPTPTPTKTTAKPTPTKTTAKPTPTPTKTTAKPTPTKTTAKPTPTPTRTTNPYSPTQVCGSGFSVQRSSPFGGGVTYQLWNNSTGQNCVVTIKTTEIGKKTPVSATLEVQGGGSQTDSGSFEFYAGPVKLPARGKCVRYSGSAGGTSTSAGWGSCGA comes from the coding sequence ATGCACGCTTTGCGCCCTGGTGATCCAGAGCGGATCGGCGATCTCAGCATTGTTGGCCGGCTGGGAGAGGGGCCGCGGGGCGAGGTCTTCCTTGGCCGTGAGTCCGAGGACGCCGCCATCGTCGCGGTGAAGCTGCTCCCGGCGGACCCGGACGCCGGCGCCGACGCGCCGGTCAAGCACCTGGCCGCCAAACAGGTCTCCAGCTCGTACGTGGCCAGGGTGCTGGACGCCGGAATGCACGAGGACCGCCCGTACGTCGTCAGAGAGCACGTCGAGGGCAAGAGCCTGGCCCAGGCGGTGGCCGAGGACGGGCCGCTGACCGGGGACGCGCTCGAACGGGTCGCGGTCGGGGTGCTGACCGCCCTGTCGGCCGTCCACCTCGCGGGCCGCTCGCACAAGTCGCTCACCCCCCACAACGTCATCCTCGGCCCCGAGGGCCCGCGGGTCACCGACGCCGGGATCGGCGAACCGGTGGGCGAGATCGCCTACCAGGCCCCCGAGCAGCTGCTCGGCCTGCAGTACGGCCCCTACGCCGACGTGTTCGCCTGGGCGGCGACCATCGCGTTCGCGGCCACGGGCAAGGCGCCGTTCGCCGACCGTGACGCGGTGCTGACCGGCGAGCCCGAGGTGGACATCGAGGCCGAGCCGGTGCGCAGGGTGGTGCTGGCGGCGCTGTCCAAGGAGGTCGGCAAGCGGCCGACCACGTACAGCGCGCTCATGCAGCTGCTCGGCGGCAACGCCAAGCCGCCCGCCGCCCCGCAGACCGCCATCGAGGGCGTGCCGATCCAGGGCATCCCGGTGCCCGGCGTGCCCGGCGTGCCCAGCCAGGGCGGCCCCGTGCCGCCGCAGGACACGCTGGTCGCCGGCCCGCCGACGCTGCAGGAGGGCCCGCCGCCCGTCCAGGGGCCGCCGTTCGTGCCCGGCCCCCCGATGCAGGGCCCCCCGATGCAGGGCCCCCCGATGCAGGGCCCCCCGATGCAGGGCCCCCCGATGCAGGGCCCGCCCATGCAGGGCCCGCCCATGCAGGGCCTGCCGGTGCCGCATCAGCACCAGTCCGAGGCGCCGATGTGGGGCCCGCCGGAGCCGGACCAGCAGCCGCAGCACATCAGGCTGGAGGCCGTGCCCTCCGGGGCCGCCGCCCGGCCGCGCCGCGGTTTCCCGCTGGGCCTGGTCGCCGGGGTCGCCGTGGTCGCGCTCATCTCGGTCCTGGGCCTGTGGGGCGCGAACAGGTACGTGAAGCTGCAGCAGGTCAACCCGGCCTCCATGGCGCAGGCCAACTCGGACGAGATCCCGGTGCCCGCCAGCGCCCCGGCGAGCCCCGGCACGCAGGGCACGGACCCCCTCGGCGGCGGCAGCGATCCGCAGCAGACGCAGCCCGAGGCCACGGTGCCCTGGGGCGCCACGGCCGCCCCGGACGACTCGGGCGTCGGCCCGCTGACGCTGCCCACCGAGTGGTCCTCGACCGCGCCCCAGGTGCCCCAGGTGCCCGAGCTGACCACCGCGCCCACCACCCCGGCCGCGATCCCGACCCAGCCGGTCCCGACGCAGCCGGTTCCCACCGCCACGCAGCCGGCCGCGAACAACACGGCCGAGTCGACGCCCACGCCGAGCAAGACGCGGCACGCGAAGCCGACGGCGACCGTCACGAAGACGGTGGACAGGACGCCCACCCCGACGCCGACGCCGACGCCCACGCCGACCGAGGAGCCGACGAAGGAGCCGACGAGGGAGCCGGAGCCCACCCCGACTCCGACGAAGACGACGGCCAAGCCGACTCCGACCAAGACCACGGCCAAGCCGACGCCGACGCCCACCAAGACGACGGCCAAGCCCACGCCCACGAAGACGACGGCCAAGCCGACTCCGACCCCGACCAGGACCACGAACCCGTACTCGCCCACCCAGGTGTGCGGCTCCGGCTTCTCGGTCCAGCGGTCCAGCCCGTTCGGGGGCGGGGTGACGTACCAGCTCTGGAACAACAGCACCGGCCAGAACTGCGTGGTCACCATCAAGACCACTGAGATCGGCAAGAAGACGCCGGTCAGCGCGACCCTGGAGGTCCAGGGCGGCGGCAGCCAGACGGACTCCGGCAGCTTCGAGTTCTACGCCGGCCCGGTCAAGCTGCCCGCCAGGGGCAAGTGCGTGCGCTACTCCGGCAGCGCCGGCGGCACCAGCACCAGCGCGGGCTGGGGCAGCTGCGGAGCCTGA
- a CDS encoding S8 family serine peptidase gives MIGRALVASVLALQVPLAPAAVRDECRPPRGTMQVGESWAQKRLDPKRVWSLSTGAGVKVAIVDSGVDLQHPQIRLAGRADLTGTGYRDCVGHGTAVAGIIGAQYMQGVLFYGMAPGARLLSYKQTASERNGDPDLLVKAIKAAADEGAKVINVSVSTSDLPSLREVVQYALAKDAVIVAAAGNVTKEDGTPVPAYPAAYDGVLAVGAAGPNGILSNFSNVKTPVAVLGPGQGVTSTWPGRSYFKDLNGTSYAAPYVAGVAALVRARFPKLDQAQVRQRIIATADGATGSGKGAGMVNPMLALSAILPYEPADAPVVAPPPPSPLAADAVAKVPPVDHDAINLALIIAGSALGLALLLTAARVVIPMGRRRGWRPGRPE, from the coding sequence ATGATTGGTCGCGCCTTGGTGGCGAGCGTGCTCGCCCTGCAGGTCCCGCTGGCGCCCGCGGCCGTGAGGGACGAGTGCCGGCCGCCCAGGGGCACCATGCAGGTGGGCGAGTCCTGGGCGCAGAAACGGCTCGACCCCAAACGCGTCTGGTCGCTGTCCACCGGCGCGGGCGTGAAAGTGGCCATCGTCGACAGCGGCGTCGACCTGCAGCATCCGCAGATCCGCCTGGCGGGCCGGGCCGACCTCACCGGCACCGGCTACCGCGACTGCGTCGGCCACGGGACCGCGGTGGCGGGCATCATCGGCGCCCAGTACATGCAGGGCGTGCTCTTCTACGGCATGGCGCCGGGCGCGCGGCTGCTGTCGTACAAGCAGACCGCCTCAGAGCGGAACGGCGACCCCGACCTGCTGGTCAAGGCCATCAAGGCGGCCGCGGACGAGGGCGCCAAGGTCATCAACGTGTCGGTGTCCACGAGCGACCTGCCCTCGCTGCGCGAGGTGGTGCAGTACGCGCTCGCCAAGGACGCGGTGATCGTGGCCGCGGCCGGCAACGTCACGAAGGAGGACGGCACCCCCGTACCGGCCTATCCGGCCGCCTATGACGGGGTGCTCGCGGTGGGCGCGGCGGGGCCGAACGGCATCCTGTCCAACTTCTCCAACGTCAAGACCCCCGTCGCCGTGCTCGGCCCCGGCCAGGGCGTCACCTCCACCTGGCCCGGCCGCTCCTATTTCAAGGACCTCAACGGCACCAGCTACGCCGCCCCCTACGTCGCCGGGGTGGCCGCGCTCGTCCGGGCCCGCTTCCCGAAGCTGGACCAGGCCCAGGTACGCCAGCGCATCATCGCCACCGCCGACGGCGCCACGGGCAGCGGCAAGGGCGCGGGCATGGTCAACCCGATGCTCGCGCTCAGCGCGATCCTCCCGTACGAGCCCGCGGACGCCCCCGTGGTCGCGCCCCCTCCGCCCAGCCCGCTCGCCGCGGACGCCGTGGCCAAGGTCCCGCCCGTGGACCATGACGCGATCAATCTGGCCCTGATCATCGCGGGATCGGCGCTCGGGCTGGCGCTGCTGCTGACGGCCGCCCGCGTCGTGATCCCGATGGGCCGCCGCAGGGGCTGGCGGCCCGGCCGTCCCGAGTGA
- a CDS encoding transglycosylase SLT domain-containing protein produces the protein MSVAHLPGGDALDAMLNKVTGDPGAIDKIAAAWRSVSGDINEFDGALGAAVQTVDDAWKGHSSDQFATYMRKYGTAAEDLKLALSNSASSLEAAASALRTSHTEIGSICRDLTTSAANYKTAYYREHPDAKEADVEPGLRKLVDQAKTEAQPWVDSADKAVSKAKKDIDGFLKDRTLTFHAIPDVSTQEFTPAPGRKIEWQPDPEYQPRTTLQGAGGNGPGGGGPSGFGGYGPSGPPPAGGGPAPTGQVKEWIEQAIAILEKNGVPASKMNASDIWMIIQHESGGNPNAINNWDSNAANGTPSKGLMQTIDPTFNSYALAGHKNIYDPVDNIIAGVRYAISRYGSVSNVPGVVNTKRGLDYVGY, from the coding sequence ATGAGCGTCGCCCACCTGCCCGGAGGCGACGCGCTCGACGCCATGCTGAACAAGGTGACTGGCGACCCCGGCGCCATCGACAAGATCGCCGCCGCCTGGCGCAGTGTGTCGGGCGACATCAACGAGTTCGACGGGGCGCTGGGGGCCGCGGTCCAGACGGTGGACGACGCCTGGAAGGGCCACTCCTCCGACCAGTTCGCCACCTACATGCGCAAGTACGGCACCGCGGCCGAGGACCTGAAGCTGGCGCTGTCCAACTCCGCGTCCTCGCTCGAGGCCGCCGCCTCCGCCCTGCGTACCTCGCACACCGAGATCGGCTCCATCTGCCGGGACCTGACCACCAGCGCCGCCAACTACAAGACCGCCTACTACCGCGAGCACCCCGACGCCAAGGAGGCGGACGTGGAGCCCGGGTTGCGGAAGCTGGTCGACCAGGCGAAGACCGAAGCGCAGCCGTGGGTGGACTCGGCGGACAAGGCGGTCAGCAAGGCCAAGAAGGACATCGACGGGTTCCTGAAAGACCGCACGCTCACTTTCCACGCGATCCCGGACGTCTCCACCCAGGAGTTCACTCCGGCGCCCGGGCGGAAGATCGAGTGGCAGCCGGATCCCGAGTACCAGCCGCGCACCACCCTGCAAGGGGCCGGCGGGAACGGGCCCGGCGGCGGCGGCCCGTCCGGCTTCGGGGGCTACGGCCCCAGCGGCCCCCCGCCCGCCGGAGGCGGTCCCGCGCCGACGGGCCAGGTCAAGGAGTGGATCGAGCAGGCCATCGCGATCCTGGAGAAGAACGGCGTGCCGGCCTCGAAGATGAACGCCAGCGACATCTGGATGATCATCCAGCACGAGTCCGGCGGGAATCCCAACGCGATCAACAACTGGGACTCCAACGCGGCCAACGGCACGCCGTCCAAGGGCCTCATGCAGACCATCGACCCGACGTTCAACTCGTACGCGCTGGCCGGGCACAAGAACATCTACGACCCGGTGGACAACATCATCGCCGGCGTGCGGTACGCGATCTCGCGCTACGGCTCGGTGTCGAACGTGCCCGGCGTGGTCAACACCAAGCGCGGCCTGGACTACGTCGGCTACTGA
- the eccCa gene encoding type VII secretion protein EccCa, producing the protein MSIVVVRRPERRPSPQPPRGEILLESPPEIPEVQPAGMTGVLMYVPMLAGGAAMGLMFTAGGNANPIMYVASGLFAVSMLGMTVGQFGRNAGERKNRLNGLRRDYFRYLSQIRKRVRKAAVQQREALEWSGPAPEALWWVAMGPRLWERRPRDDDFGTVRLGTGVQKLAVQLIPPDSKPVEDLDALTAGALRRFVRAHSTVSGLPVAVALNSFARIHLSGDPRAVRGLVRAIIAQLVTFHSPDDMRVLVCASKEWMPHWDWVKWLPHALHPEEMDAAGQVRLMGENLSQLDQLVGDELKERARFRPGTASDALPYHVVIVDGGHVPHDSQLGTDAIQGVTVIDLSESTGPVEEASTLRLEIQPDGFHMVKIDHAGKRSTTRLGDPDKLDYARAEGLARQLAPLRASANSGGEAQDLLGTNTTLTDLLGVGDPGRLSPAVTWQPRAGRNRLRVPIGMGGDGRVVELDIKESAQGGMGPHGLVIGATGSGKSELLRTLVLGLAITHSSEILNFVLVDFKGGATFLGLEGLSHVSAVITNLEDELPLVDRMHDALHGEMVRRQELLRSAGNYASLRDYERAREQGADLRPMPTLFIVLDEFSELLSAKPEFIDLFVMIGRLGRSLGVHLLLASQRLEEGRLRGLDTHLSYRIGLRTFSAMESRVVLGVADAYELPSAPGNGYLKFDTTGMTRFKAAYVSGAHHEDPAQAVAADGTAAIREVVEYGPAYMPLPEITKPVQVGPQPEEEEPAGGNQRSLLDVVVGRLAGHGPGAHRIWLPPLAEPPTLAHLLPPLSVTPEFGLTTAGWQGRGKLHAVIGIIDKPFEQRRDPFWLDVSGAAGHVGVAGGTQSGKSTVVRTLVASMALMHTPREVQFYCLDFGGGALASLEGLPHVGGVATRLDGDRVRRTVAEIGAILEQRERDFGEHGIESMASYRQLCEAGSIEGDGWGDVFLVVDGWLTLRQEFESLEPTITDIAARGLGYGIHLVAATNKWSEFRPSIRDLLGTKIELKLGDAYESEVSRKKALAVPEAAPGRGLTKDGFHFLTALPRIDGVQNSSDLAAGARSLVQAVRDSWQGTPAPRVRLLPAVLSVSALPDDRERIPIGIDEAALAPVSLDFDADPHFVVFGENESGKSNLLRLISEGLVARKQPSEAMMIVIDYRRSLLDSAVTPHRIGYAASSAAAADLINDAKGALLSRLPPANLTPEQLRDRSWWQGSDLYIVVDDYDLVATSSNPLHPLVDLLPQARDIGLHVVLARQMGGAGRAMFDPVIQRMKDMATPALLMSGNKDEGYLFGNVRPQTLPPGRGFLVDRRYGARLTQTAYLDADKTRGE; encoded by the coding sequence GTGAGCATTGTTGTTGTCCGGCGCCCTGAACGCCGCCCCAGCCCCCAGCCACCGCGTGGGGAGATCCTGCTGGAGTCCCCGCCGGAGATCCCCGAGGTGCAGCCCGCCGGGATGACCGGCGTCCTCATGTACGTCCCCATGCTGGCAGGCGGGGCGGCCATGGGGCTGATGTTCACCGCGGGCGGTAACGCCAACCCCATCATGTACGTGGCCAGCGGTCTGTTCGCGGTCTCGATGCTGGGCATGACGGTCGGCCAGTTCGGCCGCAACGCGGGCGAGCGCAAGAACCGGCTCAACGGCCTGCGCCGCGACTACTTCCGCTACCTCTCCCAGATCCGCAAGAGGGTCCGCAAGGCCGCCGTCCAGCAGCGCGAGGCCCTGGAGTGGAGCGGCCCCGCCCCCGAGGCGCTCTGGTGGGTGGCCATGGGGCCGCGCCTGTGGGAGCGCAGGCCCCGAGACGACGACTTCGGCACGGTACGCCTCGGCACCGGCGTGCAGAAGCTGGCCGTGCAGCTCATCCCGCCCGACTCCAAGCCGGTCGAGGACCTCGACGCGCTGACGGCCGGCGCGCTGCGCAGGTTCGTACGGGCCCACTCCACGGTGTCCGGGCTGCCCGTGGCGGTGGCGCTCAACTCTTTCGCCCGGATCCACCTCAGCGGGGACCCGCGGGCCGTACGCGGCCTGGTACGGGCGATCATCGCCCAGCTCGTCACCTTCCACTCCCCCGACGACATGCGGGTCCTGGTGTGCGCGAGCAAGGAGTGGATGCCCCACTGGGACTGGGTCAAGTGGCTGCCGCACGCGCTGCACCCCGAGGAGATGGACGCGGCCGGTCAGGTGCGGCTGATGGGTGAGAACCTGTCCCAGCTCGACCAGCTCGTGGGCGACGAGCTGAAGGAGCGGGCCAGGTTCCGTCCGGGCACGGCGTCGGACGCGCTGCCGTACCACGTGGTGATCGTGGACGGCGGGCACGTGCCGCACGACTCCCAGCTCGGCACCGACGCCATCCAGGGCGTCACGGTGATCGACCTGTCGGAGTCGACGGGGCCGGTCGAGGAGGCCAGCACGCTGCGGCTGGAGATCCAGCCCGACGGGTTCCACATGGTGAAGATCGACCACGCGGGCAAGCGGTCCACGACCCGGCTGGGCGACCCCGACAAGCTGGACTACGCGCGCGCGGAGGGCCTGGCCAGGCAGCTCGCGCCGCTGCGGGCCTCGGCGAACTCCGGGGGCGAGGCGCAGGACCTGCTCGGCACCAACACCACGCTGACCGACCTGCTCGGCGTGGGCGACCCGGGCCGGCTCTCGCCCGCGGTCACCTGGCAGCCCAGGGCGGGCCGCAACCGGCTGCGCGTGCCCATTGGCATGGGTGGCGACGGCCGGGTGGTCGAGCTGGACATCAAGGAGTCCGCGCAGGGCGGCATGGGCCCGCACGGCCTGGTCATCGGCGCGACCGGCTCCGGCAAGTCGGAGCTGCTGCGCACGCTCGTGCTGGGCCTGGCGATCACCCACTCCTCCGAGATCCTCAACTTCGTCCTGGTCGACTTCAAGGGTGGCGCGACGTTCCTCGGCCTGGAGGGGCTCTCGCACGTCTCCGCCGTCATCACCAACCTGGAGGACGAGCTCCCCCTGGTCGACCGCATGCACGACGCCCTGCACGGCGAGATGGTGCGCCGGCAGGAGCTGCTGCGCTCGGCGGGCAACTACGCCTCGCTGCGCGACTACGAGCGGGCCCGCGAGCAGGGCGCCGACCTGCGGCCGATGCCGACGCTGTTCATCGTGCTGGACGAGTTCAGCGAGCTGCTGTCGGCCAAGCCCGAGTTCATCGACCTGTTCGTGATGATCGGCCGGCTGGGCCGCTCGCTCGGCGTGCACCTGCTGCTGGCCTCCCAGCGGCTGGAGGAGGGACGGCTGCGCGGCCTGGACACCCACCTGTCCTACCGGATCGGCCTGCGGACCTTCTCCGCCATGGAGAGCCGGGTCGTGCTGGGCGTGGCGGACGCGTACGAGCTGCCGTCGGCGCCCGGCAACGGCTACCTGAAGTTCGACACGACCGGTATGACCAGGTTCAAGGCCGCCTACGTCTCCGGCGCCCACCACGAGGACCCGGCGCAGGCGGTCGCCGCCGACGGCACCGCGGCGATCCGCGAGGTCGTCGAGTACGGCCCCGCCTACATGCCGCTGCCCGAGATCACCAAGCCCGTCCAGGTGGGGCCGCAGCCGGAGGAGGAAGAGCCGGCGGGCGGCAACCAGCGCAGCCTGCTCGACGTCGTGGTCGGCCGGCTGGCCGGGCACGGCCCCGGGGCGCACCGCATCTGGCTGCCGCCGCTGGCCGAGCCGCCCACCCTGGCGCACCTGCTGCCCCCGCTGTCCGTCACCCCCGAGTTCGGCCTGACGACCGCGGGCTGGCAGGGCCGGGGCAAGCTGCACGCCGTCATCGGCATCATCGACAAGCCGTTCGAGCAGCGCCGCGACCCGTTCTGGCTGGACGTCTCCGGCGCCGCCGGACACGTCGGCGTGGCGGGCGGCACCCAGAGCGGCAAGAGCACCGTCGTACGCACGCTCGTGGCCAGCATGGCGCTCATGCACACGCCGCGCGAGGTCCAGTTCTACTGCCTCGACTTCGGCGGCGGCGCGCTCGCCTCGCTCGAAGGGCTCCCGCACGTCGGCGGCGTGGCCACCCGCCTCGACGGCGACCGGGTACGCCGGACGGTGGCCGAGATCGGCGCCATCCTGGAGCAGCGCGAGCGCGACTTCGGCGAGCACGGCATCGAGTCGATGGCCTCCTACCGGCAGCTGTGCGAGGCGGGCTCGATCGAGGGCGACGGCTGGGGCGACGTGTTCCTGGTCGTGGACGGCTGGCTGACGCTCAGGCAGGAGTTCGAGTCGCTGGAGCCGACCATCACCGACATCGCGGCGCGCGGGCTCGGCTACGGCATCCACCTCGTCGCCGCGACCAACAAGTGGTCGGAGTTCCGGCCGAGCATCCGCGACCTGCTCGGCACCAAGATCGAGCTCAAGCTCGGCGACGCCTACGAGTCGGAGGTCAGCAGGAAGAAGGCGCTGGCCGTGCCGGAGGCGGCGCCGGGCCGGGGGCTGACGAAGGACGGGTTCCACTTCCTGACGGCGCTGCCCAGGATCGACGGGGTGCAGAACTCCTCGGACCTGGCGGCCGGGGCGCGCTCGCTGGTGCAGGCCGTACGGGACTCCTGGCAGGGCACGCCCGCGCCGCGGGTCAGGCTGCTGCCCGCCGTCCTGTCCGTCTCCGCGCTGCCGGACGACCGGGAGCGGATCCCGATCGGCATCGACGAGGCGGCGCTGGCGCCGGTCTCCCTCGACTTCGACGCCGACCCGCACTTCGTGGTCTTCGGCGAGAACGAGAGCGGCAAGTCGAACCTGCTGCGGCTCATCTCCGAGGGGCTGGTGGCGCGCAAGCAGCCGAGCGAAGCCATGATGATCGTGATCGACTACCGCAGGTCGCTGCTCGACTCGGCGGTGACCCCGCACCGCATCGGCTACGCCGCCTCCAGCGCGGCCGCGGCCGACCTGATCAACGACGCCAAGGGCGCCCTGCTGAGCCGCCTGCCCCCGGCCAACCTGACGCCCGAGCAGCTGCGCGACCGCAGCTGGTGGCAGGGCTCCGACCTGTACATCGTCGTCGACGACTACGACCTGGTCGCGACCTCGTCCAACCCGCTGCACCCGCTGGTGGACCTGCTGCCGCAGGCCCGCGACATCGGCCTGCACGTCGTGCTGGCCCGCCAGATGGGCGGCGCGGGCCGCGCCATGTTCGACCCGGTCATCCAGCGCATGAAGGACATGGCCACGCCGGCGCTGCTCATGTCCGGCAACAAGGACGAGGGCTACCTGTTCGGCAACGTACGGCCTCAGACGTTGCCGCCGGGCCGCGGCTTCCTGGTCGACCGGCGATACGGCGCGCGCCTGACGCAGACGGCATACCTGGACGCGGACAAGACACGGGGAGAATGA
- a CDS encoding SDR family NAD(P)-dependent oxidoreductase has protein sequence MREVVVTGGGTGIGYAVAAAFVSLGDRVTITGRREHVLKEAAARLGAAHVAFDASSPVAVKEALDGLPPHVDVLVNNAGGNTNLDRRQPGELTDVAEAWWANLNANLMSAVLVTTALTPRLREGGRIVSIGSIAARGTGSGSYGAAKAALESWTADLAAELGPRRVTANVVSPGLVLDTEFFRGRLTDDGIRARVENTRNGRPGTPSDVADTVLFLASAGARHVTGQVLHVNGGAYLGR, from the coding sequence ATGCGCGAGGTTGTGGTGACCGGCGGAGGCACCGGCATCGGATACGCCGTCGCGGCCGCGTTCGTCTCGCTCGGCGACCGCGTGACCATCACCGGCCGCCGCGAGCACGTGCTGAAGGAGGCCGCGGCGCGGCTCGGGGCGGCGCACGTGGCGTTCGACGCCTCCAGCCCCGTCGCCGTGAAAGAGGCGCTCGACGGCCTGCCGCCGCACGTGGACGTGCTGGTCAACAACGCCGGCGGCAACACCAACCTCGACCGCAGGCAGCCCGGCGAGCTGACGGACGTGGCCGAGGCCTGGTGGGCCAACCTCAACGCCAACCTCATGTCCGCCGTCCTCGTCACGACCGCGCTGACGCCGCGCCTGAGGGAGGGCGGCCGGATCGTCTCGATCGGCTCCATCGCCGCGCGCGGCACGGGCTCCGGCTCGTACGGCGCCGCCAAGGCCGCCCTGGAGTCCTGGACCGCCGACCTGGCCGCCGAGCTCGGCCCCCGGCGCGTCACCGCGAACGTGGTCTCCCCCGGCCTGGTCCTGGACACCGAGTTCTTCCGCGGCCGGCTGACCGACGACGGCATCAGGGCACGGGTGGAGAACACCCGCAACGGGCGCCCCGGCACCCCCTCCGACGTCGCCGATACCGTTCTGTTCCTGGCCTCCGCGGGAGCCAGGCACGTGACCGGGCAGGTGCTCCATGTGAACGGCGGCGCGTACCTGGGCCGCTGA